In the genome of Mycoplasmopsis pulmonis, one region contains:
- a CDS encoding DHH family phosphoesterase, with the protein MKIGNHVEAWNTIKEYDEIVIFHHIRPDGDCLGSQFGLANLIKLNLENKKVYVVGDSKNSFDFLNLQHDDISNVDFQNALAIIVDANFKERIEFAHLLEQIPFKKILRIDHHPNDDDLGQNTIRWVDSSYIASAEQIAFLAMEEKLKLDQNTSSYIYLGILTDSGRFKFSNTSARTHKCVSYLFQNGLDHNFVSSNLDKKKLDDLKFNSYIIKNAQTDKNVIYYTLNLQEIKELNKSPLEVARPNILANIIGYPVWISFTEEEDEKIRIEFRSSGVDVSKVAKIFNGGGHVQASGAILKGTIENQRQNILKVIEECNKLFD; encoded by the coding sequence ATGAAAATTGGAAATCATGTAGAAGCATGAAATACCATAAAAGAATATGATGAAATTGTTATTTTTCACCATATTAGACCAGATGGAGATTGTCTTGGATCACAATTTGGTCTTGCTAATTTAATAAAACTTAATTTAGAAAATAAAAAAGTTTATGTTGTAGGTGATTCAAAAAATAGTTTTGATTTTTTGAATCTTCAACATGATGATATTAGCAATGTGGATTTTCAAAATGCTTTAGCAATAATTGTAGATGCAAACTTTAAAGAAAGAATAGAATTTGCTCATCTTCTTGAGCAAATTCCTTTTAAAAAAATACTAAGAATTGATCATCATCCAAATGATGATGATCTAGGACAAAATACTATAAGATGAGTTGATTCATCTTATATAGCTAGTGCTGAACAAATTGCTTTTTTAGCAATGGAAGAAAAGTTGAAATTAGATCAAAATACTTCTTCATATATTTATCTAGGAATCTTGACAGACAGTGGAAGATTTAAATTTTCTAATACATCTGCAAGAACTCATAAGTGTGTTTCTTATTTATTTCAAAATGGACTTGATCATAACTTTGTAAGCTCAAATTTAGATAAGAAAAAACTAGATGATTTAAAGTTTAATTCTTACATAATTAAAAATGCTCAAACAGATAAAAATGTTATTTATTACACTTTAAATTTACAAGAAATAAAAGAGTTAAACAAAAGCCCTTTGGAAGTTGCTCGTCCTAATATTTTGGCTAACATCATTGGTTATCCAGTATGAATTTCTTTTACAGAAGAAGAGGATGAAAAAATTAGAATTGAATTTCGCTCTTCTGGAGTTGATGTTTCAAAAGTTGCTAAAATTTTTAATGGCGGAGGTCATGTTCAAGCTAGTGGAGCTATATTAAAAGGAACCATTGAAAATCAAAGGCAAAACATACTAAAAGTTATTGAAGAGTGTAATAAACTTTTTGATTAA
- a CDS encoding MnuA family membrane nuclease, translating to MKLRKNLLTLISTLILAPVSIVSCSLGINSKANQASEEANKNEQINKPSKKVDSNSKDEGLQKQQTQQEDNNSTNKIDSAKENIKANEKNDSNQTQDNQDDSKKINDKNQSQSNQQLNNENDNSVNNNKENSSSKNDENLTLTKVRLGHWNVLNQSGNIPTKNLAISKVILHNKLDLVGLTEITNENGVKTIINELNKSSSDKWNYIVSLKKRGTTGSSGQEEHVGIIYKENKLTLESFDDKEKSKGKFYENKLWDDPFKKGQKIDFVRPPFGVKFSTKGNIKNDFTVVFMHSDAPGVKEERGEISAKGYSGQGHKEVAEALRTKEVMEYFDSIDGVNNELFFMGDTNIKLGNEAKAFEPLLQSGYKSLIKDVKENATSLAQRWGEYANPYDKIFYKGDLKVENSGFYDLWKVFDDNLLNKEEFKTKVEEYRSSKKAKDKYKGEYSYVLHAISDHTIVYTDLILLQKDDQNKNSENKDENSNDSKQNLDKPKTNNEQNQNTQDDSKKISDASQNNSNTTNEKDQKLDSQDESKNNAIKSQQNDQKDSNLSSSKNDTQPSKESSPQINPNLENNQEISHSNNGENDDSKEQNTSNSRQTKNDLRSEQKQNLTTKNPSSNSSNVETKNETQNNENSSTKKDEIDTSAKTQDSTNSNLKNEEKTNQVETKTNTESNNSNSTNKQEENSSTKKEEISKSESNVNNSNSTNKQEENIDNKKEEISKSESNVNNSNSTNTQNQETPETNESQNNVIIGKNPNNQSLNQNAIDVSAKKVKIGYWNINESVGKSSASKAFAVAKVIDHNKLDLVGIGGLVHEETLTKIVEEMNKLSKDSSDKWVQVISEKKQGEGFPVNLARYIGVIYKENKFNIESFKNQNTNKGHLYENQPWNSSFNTSEKVSYVRPPFGIKFSTKGDVKNDFTVVFAQNDFAHKSNSKDTKETSLTNYKYQGSQEVSEALRTKEVMEYFDNLDEANNELFFMGYTGILTGNEASAFKPLLDLNYKSLIEDKAENSNSLKKSNTNEYSGTLNKIFYKGDLKTQNTGFYDLWKVFENNTPLNKEEFHQQVDNEAKQTKTTTSKKPSKRKPKAPKTQSTQGRKYKDEYSYIYEVISRHTLIWTDLVLDPNDSN from the coding sequence ATGAAATTAAGAAAAAATTTATTAACACTTATTAGCACACTAATTCTAGCTCCTGTTAGCATTGTTTCTTGTTCTTTAGGCATAAATTCAAAAGCAAATCAAGCATCAGAAGAAGCTAATAAAAATGAACAAATTAACAAACCATCAAAAAAAGTTGATTCAAATTCAAAAGATGAAGGTTTACAAAAACAACAAACACAACAAGAAGACAATAACAGCACTAACAAAATTGATTCTGCTAAAGAAAATATAAAAGCTAATGAAAAAAATGATTCTAATCAAACGCAAGATAACCAAGATGATTCTAAAAAAATAAATGATAAAAATCAAAGTCAATCAAATCAACAATTAAATAATGAAAATGATAATTCAGTCAATAACAACAAAGAAAATTCATCAAGTAAAAATGATGAAAATTTAACCCTTACTAAGGTAAGACTTGGACATTGAAACGTACTTAATCAATCAGGAAATATACCTACTAAAAATTTAGCAATTTCCAAAGTGATTTTACACAATAAATTAGACCTTGTTGGTTTAACGGAAATAACTAATGAAAATGGTGTTAAAACAATTATAAATGAGCTAAATAAAAGCTCAAGTGATAAATGGAATTATATAGTTAGTTTAAAAAAACGTGGAACAACTGGTTCTAGTGGACAAGAAGAACATGTTGGGATAATTTATAAGGAAAATAAATTAACTCTTGAATCCTTTGATGACAAAGAAAAATCAAAAGGAAAATTCTATGAAAATAAGCTATGAGATGATCCATTTAAAAAAGGTCAAAAAATAGATTTTGTAAGACCACCTTTTGGAGTCAAATTTTCAACAAAAGGAAATATTAAAAATGATTTTACAGTAGTGTTCATGCATAGTGATGCCCCTGGTGTTAAAGAAGAAAGAGGGGAAATTTCTGCAAAGGGATATTCAGGACAAGGTCACAAAGAAGTAGCAGAAGCACTTAGAACAAAAGAAGTAATGGAATACTTTGATTCAATAGATGGTGTAAATAATGAACTCTTTTTTATGGGTGACACCAACATCAAATTAGGTAATGAAGCAAAAGCATTTGAACCTTTATTACAAAGTGGTTATAAAAGTTTAATTAAAGATGTAAAAGAAAATGCAACAAGCTTAGCACAAAGATGAGGAGAATATGCAAATCCTTATGACAAAATTTTCTATAAAGGTGATTTAAAAGTTGAAAATTCAGGATTTTATGATTTATGAAAAGTTTTTGATGACAATCTTCTAAATAAAGAAGAATTTAAAACAAAAGTTGAAGAATATAGAAGTTCAAAAAAAGCAAAAGACAAATATAAAGGTGAATATTCTTATGTATTACACGCAATAAGTGATCATACAATTGTTTATACTGATTTAATACTGCTCCAAAAAGATGATCAAAATAAAAATAGCGAAAATAAAGATGAAAATTCTAATGATTCTAAACAAAATTTAGATAAACCTAAAACAAATAATGAGCAAAATCAAAACACTCAAGATGATTCTAAAAAAATAAGTGATGCAAGTCAAAATAATTCAAATACAACTAATGAAAAAGATCAAAAATTAGACTCTCAAGATGAGTCAAAAAACAATGCTATTAAATCACAACAAAATGATCAAAAAGATAGTAATTTATCTAGTTCAAAAAATGATACTCAACCTTCAAAAGAATCCTCTCCACAAATAAACCCAAATCTTGAAAATAATCAAGAAATTTCACATTCAAATAATGGTGAAAATGATGATTCCAAAGAACAAAACACTTCTAATTCTAGACAGACAAAAAATGATCTAAGAAGTGAACAAAAACAAAATTTAACTACAAAAAATCCAAGTTCAAATTCAAGTAATGTTGAGACAAAAAATGAAACACAAAATAATGAAAATTCATCTACAAAAAAAGATGAAATAGACACTAGCGCAAAAACTCAAGATAGCACTAATTCTAATTTGAAAAATGAAGAAAAAACTAACCAAGTAGAAACTAAAACAAATACTGAATCAAACAATTCAAATTCAACTAATAAACAAGAAGAAAATAGCAGCACTAAAAAAGAAGAAATCTCTAAATCTGAAAGTAATGTTAATAATTCAAATTCAACTAATAAACAAGAAGAAAATATTGATAATAAAAAAGAAGAAATCTCTAAATCTGAAAGCAATGTTAATAATTCAAATTCAACTAATACTCAAAACCAAGAAACACCAGAAACAAATGAATCTCAAAATAACGTAATTATAGGTAAAAACCCAAACAACCAAAGTCTTAATCAAAATGCCATAGATGTTAGTGCTAAAAAAGTTAAAATTGGTTATTGAAACATTAATGAAAGCGTAGGTAAATCAAGTGCTAGTAAAGCCTTCGCTGTTGCAAAAGTAATTGATCATAATAAATTAGATTTAGTTGGAATAGGTGGACTTGTTCATGAAGAAACACTTACAAAAATTGTAGAGGAGATGAATAAGTTATCTAAAGACTCAAGTGATAAATGAGTTCAAGTTATATCAGAGAAAAAACAAGGAGAAGGTTTTCCTGTAAATTTAGCAAGATATATTGGAGTAATTTACAAAGAAAATAAATTTAATATTGAATCTTTTAAAAATCAAAATACAAACAAAGGTCACTTATATGAAAACCAACCATGAAATAGTAGTTTTAATACAAGTGAAAAAGTAAGTTATGTTCGTCCTCCTTTTGGTATTAAGTTTTCAACAAAAGGTGATGTTAAAAATGACTTTACTGTAGTTTTTGCTCAAAATGATTTTGCACATAAATCTAATTCAAAAGATACTAAAGAAACTAGTCTAACAAATTACAAATATCAGGGAAGTCAAGAGGTTTCAGAGGCCCTTAGAACAAAAGAAGTAATGGAATATTTCGATAATTTAGATGAAGCTAACAATGAACTATTTTTCATGGGCTACACAGGAATTCTTACTGGAAATGAAGCTAGTGCATTCAAACCACTTTTGGATTTAAATTACAAAAGTCTAATTGAAGACAAAGCTGAAAATTCAAATAGTTTAAAGAAAAGCAATACTAATGAATATAGTGGAACACTAAACAAAATTTTTTATAAAGGTGATTTAAAAACTCAAAATACAGGCTTTTATGATTTATGAAAAGTTTTTGAAAATAACACACCTTTAAACAAAGAAGAATTTCATCAACAAGTTGATAATGAAGCAAAACAAACTAAAACAACAACTTCTAAAAAACCTTCTAAAAGAAAACCTAAAGCACCAAAAACTCAAAGCACTCAAGGAAGAAAATATAAAGATGAATATAGTTACATTTATGAAGTAATAAGTAGACATACCTTAATTTGAACTGATCTAGTTTTAGATCCTAATGACTCAAACTAA
- a CDS encoding alpha/beta hydrolase family protein: protein MWKSVRLDDDTEANIYVIDKKAKSTLFVVHGMMANSDYFLNFNTNEIKINFNVVIINMPKSKYQDYDDDITLKLLSNFVYQIYKKLKTKKNYILAHSLGAPVVLDFAEKVDVERYFFLAPFHPGIIHYPSYRLLSAFLKSKMSNFLTKLTPSINIVDEIDLGFFRKAYENYSLIFRDNIFDSDYIKKLDRQFRDNADISFYIVGERDLIISDKHFSDYVDTLMDQKLYKIGHGHNPFKLDYLKIIKLLNKEIKFKRRIFPLSILKDAKKNPR from the coding sequence ATGTGAAAATCAGTAAGATTAGATGATGATACAGAAGCTAATATATACGTTATAGATAAAAAAGCTAAGTCAACTTTATTTGTTGTCCATGGGATGATGGCAAATAGTGATTACTTTTTAAATTTTAATACCAATGAAATTAAGATCAATTTTAATGTCGTTATAATCAACATGCCAAAGTCCAAATATCAAGATTATGATGATGACATAACACTAAAGTTATTAAGTAATTTTGTCTACCAAATTTATAAAAAATTAAAAACCAAAAAAAATTATATTTTAGCTCATTCCTTAGGTGCACCAGTTGTGCTTGATTTTGCTGAAAAAGTTGATGTTGAAAGATACTTTTTTTTAGCTCCTTTTCATCCTGGAATTATTCATTATCCTTCTTATAGACTTTTAAGTGCTTTTCTAAAATCTAAAATGTCAAATTTTTTAACTAAACTTACTCCATCAATTAATATAGTTGATGAAATTGATTTAGGTTTTTTTAGAAAAGCTTATGAAAATTATTCACTAATTTTTAGAGACAATATTTTTGATAGTGATTATATAAAAAAATTAGATAGACAATTTAGAGACAACGCTGATATTAGTTTCTACATTGTAGGTGAAAGAGATCTCATAATTTCAGATAAACACTTTAGCGATTATGTAGACACCCTTATGGATCAAAAGCTTTATAAAATTGGCCATGGTCATAATCCTTTTAAATTAGATTATTTGAAAATAATTAAATTGCTAAATAAGGAAATTAAATTCAAAAGGAGAATTTTTCCTTTATCAATTCTTAAAGATGCAAAGAAAAATCCAAGATAG
- a CDS encoding MnuA family membrane nuclease produces MKWRKIIFLGIPLVLILGGLAYVVYKYQIENKNKKDESNQKNDNQSSQNENPINGDNTNKNNSDSNPNLLLNKIRLGHWNVLNQSGNTPTKNLAISKVILHNKLDLVGLTEMTNENGVKTIINELNKSSSDKWNYIVSQKKRGTTGSSGQAEHVGIIYKENKLTLEPFDDQEKSKGKFYENKLWDDPFKKGQKIDYVRPPFGAKFSTKGNVKNDFSVVFVHSDSPGVSITKANKEENASGYAGQGHKEVAEALRTKEVMEYFDSIDGVNNELFFMGDTNIKVGNEAKAFKPLLQSGYKSLIKDVKENSTSLAQRWGEYANTYDKIFYKGDLKVENSKFYDLWKVFDDKILNKEEFKKAIDKNSKNNSEIYYVRSAISDHTLIWTDLILNGNDAT; encoded by the coding sequence ATGAAATGAAGAAAAATTATTTTCCTCGGCATTCCTTTAGTTTTGATTCTAGGAGGACTAGCTTATGTGGTTTATAAATATCAAATAGAAAACAAAAATAAAAAAGATGAATCAAATCAAAAAAATGATAATCAATCTAGTCAAAATGAAAATCCCATAAATGGTGATAATACAAACAAAAACAATAGTGATTCAAATCCAAATCTTTTGCTTAATAAAATTAGGTTAGGTCATTGAAATGTACTTAATCAATCAGGAAATACACCTACTAAAAATTTAGCAATTTCTAAAGTGATTTTACACAATAAATTAGACCTTGTTGGTTTAACAGAAATGACTAATGAAAATGGTGTTAAAACAATTATAAATGAACTAAATAAAAGCTCAAGTGATAAGTGGAATTACATAGTTAGTCAAAAAAAACGTGGAACAACTGGTTCTAGTGGACAAGCAGAACATGTCGGAATAATTTATAAGGAAAATAAATTAACTCTTGAACCTTTTGATGATCAAGAAAAATCAAAAGGAAAATTCTATGAAAATAAGCTATGAGATGATCCTTTTAAAAAAGGCCAAAAAATAGATTATGTAAGGCCACCTTTTGGAGCAAAGTTTTCAACAAAAGGAAATGTCAAAAATGACTTTAGTGTAGTTTTTGTTCATAGCGACTCTCCGGGTGTTAGTATAACTAAAGCAAATAAAGAAGAAAATGCTTCAGGCTATGCAGGACAAGGTCACAAAGAAGTAGCAGAAGCGCTTAGAACAAAAGAAGTAATGGAATACTTTGATTCAATAGATGGTGTAAATAATGAACTCTTTTTTATGGGTGACACCAACATCAAAGTAGGTAATGAGGCAAAAGCATTTAAACCTTTATTGCAAAGTGGTTATAAAAGTTTAATTAAAGATGTAAAAGAAAATTCAACAAGCTTAGCACAAAGATGAGGAGAATATGCAAATACATATGACAAGATTTTTTATAAAGGAGATTTAAAAGTTGAAAACTCTAAATTCTATGATTTATGAAAAGTCTTTGACGACAAAATTTTAAACAAAGAAGAATTTAAAAAGGCAATTGACAAAAACAGTAAAAATAATTCAGAAATTTATTATGTAAGATCAGCAATAAGTGATCACACATTAATTTGAACTGACTTAATATTAAATGGCAATGATGCAACTTAA
- a CDS encoding ATP-dependent helicase → MLSNLNQRQKEAVVYTKGPLRIIAGAGSGKTRVITSKIAYLIEHEKIAPWKILGLTFTNKAAREMKERALKMIGPKASHVELSTFHSLCNVILKQDIDKIGYPKNFEIVDESDKKQILKGIYLELAITTKDVSIWDAFDYIAKMKKNKYFSSIEEELDNENEEDLALLKNIYKGYVSYLKKQSLLDFDDLIILTYELFSSSDLTRQKWASKYDYVLVDEFQDTSFIQYEIVKVLASNKNITIVGDPDQNIYSWRGSDFRIMLNFDKDFENTKTINFEQNYRSTPNILEIANKLIKNNKNRMEKNLFSTSARGADPLFLTKYNNKLEAKWIVEKIIELSQQTKYSQIAIFTRTAKYSRDLEEELFQNSIPYVIYGGTRFFEREIVKDLLAYLRLINNSSEVSFIRVINTPRRSIGPKTLEKIITLASEKGYEKSFEFLENLYINKNLQSFFSLKDLEKFIQAILEARESLKNDQKIAYVLEKLVEKIDYKSFCIFDRNKRKDQVDFDIDQLYESIAFWEEENPELLLDDYLNEISLLTSGDQNENSDQVSIMTAHSAKGLEFDYVFITGLAEKHFPHFLSLKSNDYDDEIEEERRLCYVAVTRAKKQLFLTAPLTLYWARDREKEELEISRFIEEMGLASSQNYEKRFSHKSLNDTDSYYQNSDYVSFDWKEKFVEQNYAKDNQEIKVGDLIKHDHFGVGKVVKEEDEIIHVKMNDHKGIKTFIKNHKSISKLIN, encoded by the coding sequence ATGTTATCCAATTTAAATCAAAGACAAAAAGAAGCTGTAGTTTATACTAAAGGACCACTAAGAATTATAGCCGGAGCTGGAAGTGGAAAAACAAGAGTAATAACGAGCAAAATTGCTTATTTAATAGAACATGAAAAGATAGCCCCATGAAAAATTTTGGGGCTAACTTTTACTAATAAAGCAGCTAGAGAAATGAAAGAAAGAGCACTAAAGATGATTGGACCAAAAGCAAGCCATGTTGAGCTAAGTACTTTCCATTCATTGTGTAATGTAATTTTGAAACAAGACATTGATAAAATTGGTTATCCAAAAAACTTTGAAATAGTTGATGAATCTGATAAAAAACAAATTTTAAAAGGCATTTATTTAGAACTTGCTATAACCACAAAAGATGTTTCTATTTGAGATGCATTTGACTATATTGCGAAAATGAAAAAAAACAAATATTTTTCTTCTATTGAAGAAGAACTTGACAATGAAAATGAAGAAGATTTAGCGCTATTAAAAAATATTTATAAAGGCTATGTTTCATATTTAAAAAAACAATCACTTTTAGACTTTGATGATCTTATAATTCTAACTTATGAACTTTTTTCAAGCTCTGATTTAACAAGGCAAAAATGAGCAAGTAAATATGACTATGTTTTAGTTGATGAGTTTCAAGATACTTCATTTATTCAATATGAAATTGTTAAAGTTTTAGCTTCAAATAAAAACATTACAATAGTTGGTGATCCTGATCAAAACATTTATAGTTGAAGAGGATCAGATTTTAGAATAATGCTTAATTTTGACAAGGATTTTGAAAATACAAAAACCATCAATTTTGAGCAAAATTATCGTTCAACTCCAAACATTTTAGAAATAGCAAATAAATTAATTAAAAACAACAAAAATAGAATGGAAAAAAACCTTTTTAGCACCTCTGCTAGAGGAGCTGATCCTTTGTTTTTGACAAAATACAATAACAAACTAGAAGCCAAGTGAATTGTTGAAAAAATAATTGAATTATCCCAACAAACAAAATATAGCCAAATAGCAATTTTTACAAGAACAGCTAAATACTCTCGCGATTTAGAAGAGGAGCTATTTCAAAATTCTATTCCTTATGTAATATATGGTGGAACAAGATTTTTTGAACGAGAAATAGTCAAAGATCTTCTTGCATATTTGAGGTTAATTAATAACTCTTCTGAAGTTTCTTTTATAAGAGTAATTAACACACCAAGAAGAAGCATAGGTCCTAAGACACTTGAAAAAATAATTACACTAGCATCTGAAAAAGGTTATGAAAAAAGTTTTGAATTTTTAGAAAATCTTTACATAAACAAAAACTTGCAAAGTTTTTTTTCTTTAAAAGATTTAGAAAAATTTATCCAAGCTATTTTAGAAGCTAGAGAATCTTTAAAAAACGATCAAAAAATAGCTTATGTTCTCGAAAAACTTGTAGAGAAAATTGATTATAAAAGCTTTTGTATTTTTGATAGAAATAAAAGAAAAGATCAAGTTGATTTTGACATAGATCAACTATATGAATCTATTGCTTTTTGAGAAGAGGAAAATCCTGAATTGCTTCTTGATGATTATTTAAATGAAATTTCACTTTTAACTTCAGGAGATCAAAATGAAAATAGTGATCAAGTATCAATAATGACAGCTCATAGTGCTAAAGGACTTGAGTTTGATTATGTTTTTATAACAGGTCTTGCAGAAAAGCATTTTCCACATTTTTTGTCGCTAAAAAGTAATGACTATGATGATGAAATCGAAGAAGAAAGAAGACTTTGTTATGTAGCTGTAACAAGGGCAAAAAAACAACTCTTTTTAACAGCTCCTTTGACTTTATATTGAGCAAGAGATAGAGAAAAAGAAGAGCTTGAAATATCTAGATTTATTGAGGAAATGGGACTGGCATCTTCTCAAAATTATGAAAAAAGATTTTCACATAAAAGCTTAAATGACACAGATAGCTATTATCAAAATAGTGATTATGTTTCATTTGACTGAAAAGAAAAATTTGTTGAACAAAATTATGCTAAAGATAACCAAGAAATTAAAGTTGGTGATCTTATAAAACATGACCACTTTGGAGTAGGTAAAGTTGTTAAAGAAGAAGATGAAATAATCCATGTAAAAATGAATGATCATAAAGGAATTAAAACTTTTATAAAAAATCATAAATCTATTTCAAAGCTAATTAACTAA
- the rpmB gene encoding 50S ribosomal protein L28 has product MSRRDDLTGKGPMFGNNRSHALNATRRRFNLNLQKVSVVVNGRKVNLKVSAKTAKTLRRKNLI; this is encoded by the coding sequence ATGTCAAGAAGAGATGATTTAACTGGTAAGGGACCTATGTTTGGGAACAATAGATCTCATGCTCTTAATGCAACAAGAAGACGTTTTAATCTAAATCTTCAAAAAGTTTCAGTTGTAGTTAATGGCAGAAAAGTAAATTTAAAAGTTTCTGCAAAAACTGCAAAAACTTTAAGAAGAAAAAATTTAATTTAA
- a CDS encoding ABC-F family ATP-binding cassette domain-containing protein gives MLEVQGLSKIFSDKKLFENVNLKFTEGNVYGIIGANGAGKSTFLKILAGTIEQTSGTILKEKNKRISTLGQNHNEFDDEIVTDVVIMGNDVLYEIKNKKDAIYNNPDATEKDYTLASELEEKYGEMGGWNAENDAQVLLSSLTIDKDKWYLKMKELKANEKVKVLLAKALFGNPDILIMDEPTNHLDLKSIKWLENFLANYPNVVIVVSHDSDFLDEVCSHIVDIDFGEAKIFTGNYSFWKESSELALELRKQSNLKKEEQIQKLQSFIARFSSNLSKSSQATSRKKALEKITLDEIKPSSRKYPFIKWEINRVPGKQILNVENLSYVNKKGEVLFENVSFSLKLGEKLVIIGNDDLAKTKLIEVILGIEKPSSGKVEWGQTIKTSYFPLNNDNYFNNDLSILDWISQFPLTNELEANKDNSDHRMRSFLGRMLFSGETVFKRVNVTSGGEKARLMFSKMMLEESNFIILDQPLDHLDTESIDSVIKGLKEYKSSCIFTTYNRALIKKVANVILELKENESYIFRGNLDEYEKAMGY, from the coding sequence ATGTTAGAAGTACAAGGACTTTCGAAAATTTTTAGTGATAAAAAATTATTTGAAAATGTTAATTTAAAATTTACTGAAGGAAATGTTTATGGAATTATCGGTGCCAATGGAGCTGGTAAATCAACTTTTTTGAAAATACTTGCAGGAACTATTGAACAAACAAGTGGAACAATTCTAAAAGAAAAAAATAAAAGGATTTCAACTCTAGGACAAAACCATAATGAATTTGATGATGAAATTGTCACCGATGTAGTTATTATGGGAAATGATGTTCTTTATGAAATTAAAAACAAAAAAGATGCTATTTACAACAACCCAGATGCAACTGAAAAAGACTATACTCTAGCAAGTGAGTTAGAAGAAAAATATGGTGAAATGGGTGGATGAAATGCTGAAAATGATGCTCAAGTTTTACTTTCATCTTTAACAATTGATAAAGACAAATGATATTTAAAAATGAAAGAGCTTAAAGCAAATGAAAAAGTTAAAGTTCTTTTAGCAAAAGCACTTTTTGGTAATCCCGACATTTTAATTATGGATGAGCCTACTAACCACTTAGATTTAAAGTCAATTAAATGACTTGAAAACTTTTTAGCTAACTATCCAAATGTTGTTATAGTAGTTTCCCATGATAGTGATTTTCTTGATGAAGTATGTAGCCATATTGTTGATATTGACTTTGGTGAGGCAAAAATTTTTACAGGTAATTATTCTTTTTGAAAAGAATCATCTGAGTTAGCTCTTGAACTAAGAAAACAGTCTAATTTGAAAAAAGAAGAACAAATTCAAAAACTTCAATCTTTCATAGCTCGTTTTAGTTCCAATTTATCTAAATCATCTCAAGCTACAAGTAGAAAAAAAGCTCTAGAAAAAATAACTCTAGATGAGATTAAACCTTCAAGTAGAAAATATCCTTTTATTAAATGAGAAATAAATCGTGTTCCTGGAAAACAAATTCTAAATGTAGAAAATCTTTCGTATGTAAATAAAAAAGGTGAAGTGCTTTTTGAAAATGTTTCTTTTAGTTTAAAACTTGGTGAAAAATTAGTCATTATAGGAAATGATGATTTAGCTAAAACAAAGCTAATTGAAGTTATTTTAGGTATTGAAAAACCTTCAAGTGGAAAAGTTGAATGAGGACAAACTATTAAAACAAGTTATTTTCCATTAAACAATGATAATTACTTTAATAATGACCTTTCAATTCTTGATTGAATTTCTCAATTTCCTCTTACTAACGAGCTTGAGGCAAACAAGGATAATTCAGATCATAGAATGAGAAGTTTTTTAGGAAGAATGCTCTTTAGTGGAGAGACTGTTTTTAAAAGAGTTAATGTTACAAGTGGAGGAGAAAAAGCTAGATTGATGTTTTCAAAGATGATGTTGGAAGAATCAAATTTCATCATTTTAGACCAGCCTCTTGATCACCTTGATACTGAATCAATTGATTCAGTAATTAAAGGACTTAAAGAATACAAATCAAGTTGTATTTTTACAACATATAACAGAGCTTTAATTAAAAAAGTTGCCAATGTTATTTTAGAGTTAAAAGAAAATGAATCTTACATTTTTCGCGGCAATTTAGATGAATATGAAAAAGCTATGGGATATTAG